The following nucleotide sequence is from Triticum dicoccoides isolate Atlit2015 ecotype Zavitan chromosome 7B, WEW_v2.0, whole genome shotgun sequence.
GTCTGGTATTCTGTCCATGGATTTTTTTCATAGGGATGAGAGATCTTTTATTTCAACCACAATGGGGGTAACCGAGTATTGGTGGATGAACCCTGTGAACCAGGGGCAGGATGTTCCTCTCCCTGTTCCCCATCTGGCTTCCGGGGCCTGTGGTTCAACCCAATGCCAGGCCACCTCAGTTTCCTTGACATCAAGTTTGCGTGTCCTTGACTCGTCCGGCCATCGTTTTTGTCCCATGTTATTGCTGAATGATGCTGGCAGCCCAAATCCACCACAGCGAGGTCTATTCACGCCACAGGTGCCTGCTGGCCGCTGCTATTCTCCTCTCCCAAAATCTGCTGCTGTCGGCACCTCCAACAGTGGCTATGGCCTCCTCTGACTTCCAATATTTTTCACCGCAGGTTCTTGATTCTGGTGAGTTGTAATGTTAGTCTGTGCAGGTAACAGTTACCTGTCCATACGCGACCTAATTTGTGTTTAGGAACACCTTAGCGGATACAAACAGAGGAAAATATTCTTGACCTATCATATTTGGCTATATCCTATACATACATGTTGAATCTGTGTGCAGATAACTTCTGCTGTATTTGCCTTGTCCACCAGGACCAACTTAACAAAATTTGAGTCATTTTCTTGGTTATATGATCTCTGATGATTTTACCGTTCAAGACATTTGTTTCTATAGTCAGTATTTTACTGTGGCCCCTAGGTCAATTTATGCTACCGTGTTGTCTGGTACTGTTTTTCCTTATGATGTTACGTTACACATAACGTTTTCCCCTACTCGCAAGTTATTTTGTATTTCTTTCTGGAACTATATATAATTCAGAGATATCTTAGTAACACCATTACTTATCCCTGCACTTCATATTTGAGCTGGCCCTTATATCTGCATGTTAGCAAAATATCCAACATACAGTCACGTTTTGTGCGCAACTGATCCTGTACCTTAAACCATCACAAATCCCTATATGAAACTTTCTTTATCTTGTGAGCCAGTATTTTCATTCTTCATGCACAATACAAGCAATACTTCAACATTGAATACTTCACAATTGGAAAAAATAAATGCGAGGAGGAAAGTTTGCTCTTATGTGTTAATAATTCCACAGAGAATCTAAGCAAGGTGTTTCACGTTCGATGTTTCTTGAAGTATAGCCAAACATTATTATTTAATGACCGTTCTCTAGATTTCATGTGGAGTACTGGAGTGGTGTATAAATTTGATTGTTTCATAAAACCTTTAATTGGTATGTAATTTCTTTTCACTTTCCCAACAGTTCCCTAAAAGACTGTTATATTATTCTAGACAGAGAAATGTGGCTTTGGATTGATAGCCGAGGACGAAATAAAGAAAGGAGAATTTgttatagaatatgtaggagaaggTATGGGTTTGTTGAAATCTATTTTGAGCAAGTAAATGAAATGCAGACAAATGCAAGTATTATGTATTATGATGGTTACTCACATTGTATACTGGGCGATCAAACTAATATCCATATATCTTGCATCAATATTGTAGTTATTGATGACAGAACTTGTGAGGAAAGACTATGGAAAATGAAGAGACAACGTTACACTAACTTCTATCTTTGTGAGGTCAGTAGCAATATGGTCATTGATGCGACAAACAAGGGGAACAAGTCCAGGTTTATCAATCATAGTTGTGAACCAAACACAGAGATGCAGAAATGGTTAGTTATATTGAACTGCTTATTCTATATCCATGCTGATGACCCTGATATTTGCTACTGGTATCATGTTATTTTTCAGGACTGTGGATGGACAGACCAGAGTTGGAATTTTTGCTCTTCGTGACATAGAGAGAGGGGAGGAGTTGACCTATGACTATAAGTATGGTCATTCAGTTTCCtgggttttcttttttatttgttttgccCACCTTGCTTTATTGCATGGTGTACACAAAACTGTTCCTGTTTCTAATCTATGTCCTTATATACAGATTTGTCCAGTTTGGAGCAGACCAAGATTGTCATTGTGGGTCTTCAAACTGCAGAAAAATGGTTGGCACGTCTAAGTCGTTCAACTCATTTGTTCTTCACAATGGCAACTCAGGAAGCTCGCAAGATCAGCacgacataaagaaaagaaagacaACCTCAGATAATTGTATTGGGGAGATCATCCGTTTATGGGATCGACGAGATAAAATGTAATGCCTTCACATCTTCAAATCTGATTGATGACGTTAGATGTCCTTTTATCTGTTGTTTTCAGTTGCTGGCCTGGTTTAACCCCTTGCCTTTCAATATTCTGCCTTTCAGGTATGTCCCAGCAGTTGTACATGACTATGATGAGTACACTGGAATGCATACTGTGAGTTTTTCAACAGATGATTTTTACATGATATCTAATGGCAATTTatatattatattatttgttttggtccAGTTACTGCTTGATGAAGAAACTACTGAAAAATTTGATATGAGAGAGGAAGATTGGGACTTCCTACCGGTATGACATTCTTACTAACTGAACTGGTTGATTTCGTTTGTCTTTTGGAGCTTATGGGTTCTGTCATACCTTGCTTTCTTGGACAACCCACATATTTTGTAGCTAACTGTAGTAAAAGAGGTGCtactacctcctttccgatttAGAGGGGCACATGGCCTAtctaaaaaaatcagaaatttacAATTTGTAAGGCTCATTGACTTGGAAACATGCAAATATAGCTATGTCCACATTAAATTCTATCAAATTCCCGTTCCCAGCGTAGAACAAACCAATGCATGAAGGAGTGAGAGGGCCATGCATGTATTGTAGTATTAATATGTTGTCTAGCACTTAAGTAGGTCCTCCTTGGTCGATGTGATTTGCAAGATGAGCccaataaaccggaaaggagggagtactatgataAGTGACTTGCTAGCTTGTGCTTCGCATCTGCTACCAAATTCAGTAAACATGGTTGAATTTTTTTTCTTTGATGTTTAAATAGCCATTGGATTACTCATATTTACATAGACATAGCACCTTTCCATCCTAGAACcagtgttcaggatatcggtaacaGGTACCATATCGGTCGAGTGCTGAGTAGGGATTAATTGGCGAATCGACCATTTAATTGAATTTATCGCTAACCCATTTATCAAGAGATTAACTAGGGCCATATCTATATATCCTAGGCTATATAGGAGCATGCCATGTACTaagtgtctaaatatgcaatcctaggctacatagcaacaaggaaaagTGTTGCCTTGATGTTTTGGTGATGTTTCAGCCAATCTGGAAGGCCATAAACCTGCAAATTGAAAAGTAGGGAGGGAATGGGCCAGTTTTGGGCTAAAAAATGCCTAGCAGTTAATTGGCCCAGCTGATAATTCAGCCTCCCAGCTGATAAATCAGCTTGTCAGACAAATTAACTGGACCTACCAGTTAATGGTTCGAATAGCATGTTCTCGTATCGTGAGGGGTCCGAATAGCAGTTAACTGACCATATCGGCAGTTTACTGACCATCAACATCAGCTGATCTGTTCCAACCAGTAATTGGCTGTTCTTTCAAAATGTTACCGACTGTACAAAAATCCCCAACACCCCGTCTGTATGTTGGAGTCGGGCTGTGGAATCGGAATTGTATCTTTGCGAATTCTGCTGTTTGGGTGGCGAGAGTATTGGATTTTGAAGTCCCGTACCATGATCTGCACCGTCCGGGTCCTGCAAGGTTGCTGGTATTGATGGACTCCTGTATCTATCTCTTGAACTTTCTTGAGGAAGAAAGAGGTTCCCTGTCTATATTAGTAGAAGGTGAGGTAGCTGGAGACCCATCCAGGTCTTGCGAGGTTGCTGGAATTCAGTTGTATGGCAGCCATGGTCATGGATGAGAACCTGGCATTGGGAACTCCAGAAGAGAGCAACATGAAGTACGTAAGAAGAGGAAAGATGGCTCTGTGAGGTTTCCAGGTAACATGGGTGCCACCAACCAAACAGAAAATGGAATTGGGGCGTGGTTTCATTTTTAACAATAATTTCATAAGCAACCGAACACAAAAATTTGAATCACAATCATACATCATTTCCATTTCAACTTGAAATTTAATTGGGACTCTAATTCGAGAATACCAATTCAATTCAAACATCCACAGAGACCCTAAAGGCTCACTGGTTCTGTAAAtagtctctttctttctttctttgt
It contains:
- the LOC119339726 gene encoding histone-lysine N-methyltransferase ASHH3-like, which produces MGPEHVFDELTKALKDPADFVDFDLPSALKEWKLGYYIPIKRNIYLTKKRVEDDGIFCSCSLSSESPVTCGKDCQCGMLFSCCSSNCKCENKCANKSFQLRPLFKTKLIKTEKCGFGLIAEDEIKKGEFVIEYVGEVIDDRTCEERLWKMKRQRYTNFYLCEVSSNMVIDATNKGNKSRFINHSCEPNTEMQKWTVDGQTRVGIFALRDIERGEELTYDYKFVQFGADQDCHCGSSNCRKMVGTSKSFNSFVLHNGNSGSSQDQHDIKKRKTTSDNCIGEIIRLWDRRDKMYVPAVVHDYDEYTGMHTLLLDEETTEKFDMREEDWDFLPRPEDPEEDDY